A stretch of Aphelocoma coerulescens isolate FSJ_1873_10779 chromosome 1A, UR_Acoe_1.0, whole genome shotgun sequence DNA encodes these proteins:
- the SAMM50 gene encoding sorting and assembly machinery component 50 homolog isoform X2, which yields MGTVHARSLEPLPMAGPDFGALGEEAELVEVEPETKQEILENKDVVVQHVHFDGLGRTKDDIIMYEISDVFKAKNLIDVMRKSHEAREKLLRLGIFRQVDVLIDTCQGDDALPNGLDVTFEVTELRRLTGSYNTMVGNNEGSMVLGLKLPNLFGRAEKVTFQFSYGTKETSYGLSFFKPQPGNFERNFSVNVYKVTGQFPWSSLRETDRGVSTEFNFPIWKTTHTLKWEGVWRELGCLARTASFSVREESGHSLKSSLSHAMVIDSRNSSILPKRGALLKINQELAGYTGGDVSFLKEDFEFQFNKQLLWDSVVSASLWGGMLVPIGDKPSSIADRFYLGGPTSVRGFSMYSIGPQSEGDYLGGEAYWAGGVHLYTPLPFRPGRGGFGDLFRTHFFLNAGNLCNLNYGDGPRAHLQRLAEYIRWSYGAGIVLRLGNIARLELNYCFPMGVQAGDRICDGVQFGAGIRFL from the exons atgggCACTGTGCACGCTCGG AGTTTGGAGCCTCTTCCAATGGCTGGGCCAGACTTTGGTGCCTTGGGAGAGGAAGCTGAACTGGTTGAAGTTGAACCTGAGACCAAGCAGGAAATACTTGAAAACAAAGAT GTGGTGGTTCAGCATGTGCACTTCGATGGACTTGGAAGGACCAAAGATGACATCATCATGTATGAAATCTCTGATGTTTTCAAGGCTAAAAATCTCATTGAT GTGATGAGAAAATCACATGAAGCTCGTGAGAAGTTGCTTCGTCTCGGAATCTTTAGACAGGTGGATGTTCTGATTGATACCTGTCAAG GAGATGATGCCCTTCCGAATGGTTTAGATGTGACCTTTGAGGTAACAGAATTGAGAAGGTTAACTGGGAGCTATAACACCATGGTTGGCAACAATGAAGGCAGCATG gTGCTGGGGCTCAAGCTCCCAAATCTCTTTGGACGTGCAGAAAAGGTGACCTTCCAGTTCTCCTATGGAACAAAGGAAACTTCATATGGCCTGTCCTTCTTCAAACCACAGCCTGGAAACTTTGAAAGAAA TTTTTCAGTTAATGTGTACAAAGTAACTGGACAGTTCCCTTGGAGCTCTCTTCGAGAAACAGACAGAGGAGTATCAACAGAATTTAAT TTTCCCATCTGGAAGACCACCCACACACTGAAGTGGGAGGGTGTATGGAGAGAGCTTGGCTGCCTTGCTAGAACAGCATCCTTTTCTGTTCGAGAGGAAAGTGGACACTCTCTGAAATCTTCTCTCTCT CATGCCATGGTAATTGATTCTCGGAACTCCTCAATCTTGCCAAAACGAGGTGCTTTGCTGAAAATTAATCAG GAGTTGGCTGGCTATACAGGTGGAGATGTGAGCTTTCTGAAAGAGGATTTTGAATTTCAGTTCAATAAGCAACTTCTCTGGGATTCG GTTGTTTCAGCATCACTCTGGGGCGGAATGCTGGTACCTATTGGAGACAAGCCATCCAGTATAGCTGACAG GTTTTACCTTGGTGGACCAACAAGTGTGCGTGGATTCAGTATGTACAGCATTGGACCCCAGAGTGAAG GTGATTATTTGGGAGGAGAAGCCTACTGGGCTGGAGGGGTGCATCTCTACACCCCTCTCCCTTTCCGGCCTGGCCGCGGAGGCTTTGGGGATCTTTTCCGAACACATTTCTTCCTTAATGCTGGAAATCTCTGCAATCTCAACTATG GTGACGGTCCCAGGGCGCacctgcagaggctggcagagTACATCCGCTGGTCCTACGGCGCCGGAATCGTGCTGCGCCTGGGAAACATCGCCAGGCTGGAGCTCAACTACTGCTTCCCCATGGGAGTACAGGCTGGAGACAG gaTATGTGATGGTGTTCAGTTTGGAGCAGGAATAAGATTTCtataa
- the SAMM50 gene encoding sorting and assembly machinery component 50 homolog isoform X1, with translation MYPIQCSFLLCFQSLEPLPMAGPDFGALGEEAELVEVEPETKQEILENKDVVVQHVHFDGLGRTKDDIIMYEISDVFKAKNLIDVMRKSHEAREKLLRLGIFRQVDVLIDTCQGDDALPNGLDVTFEVTELRRLTGSYNTMVGNNEGSMVLGLKLPNLFGRAEKVTFQFSYGTKETSYGLSFFKPQPGNFERNFSVNVYKVTGQFPWSSLRETDRGVSTEFNFPIWKTTHTLKWEGVWRELGCLARTASFSVREESGHSLKSSLSHAMVIDSRNSSILPKRGALLKINQELAGYTGGDVSFLKEDFEFQFNKQLLWDSVVSASLWGGMLVPIGDKPSSIADRFYLGGPTSVRGFSMYSIGPQSEGDYLGGEAYWAGGVHLYTPLPFRPGRGGFGDLFRTHFFLNAGNLCNLNYGDGPRAHLQRLAEYIRWSYGAGIVLRLGNIARLELNYCFPMGVQAGDRICDGVQFGAGIRFL, from the exons ATGTACCCTATTCAATGCAGTTTTCTTTTATGCTTTCAGAGTTTGGAGCCTCTTCCAATGGCTGGGCCAGACTTTGGTGCCTTGGGAGAGGAAGCTGAACTGGTTGAAGTTGAACCTGAGACCAAGCAGGAAATACTTGAAAACAAAGAT GTGGTGGTTCAGCATGTGCACTTCGATGGACTTGGAAGGACCAAAGATGACATCATCATGTATGAAATCTCTGATGTTTTCAAGGCTAAAAATCTCATTGAT GTGATGAGAAAATCACATGAAGCTCGTGAGAAGTTGCTTCGTCTCGGAATCTTTAGACAGGTGGATGTTCTGATTGATACCTGTCAAG GAGATGATGCCCTTCCGAATGGTTTAGATGTGACCTTTGAGGTAACAGAATTGAGAAGGTTAACTGGGAGCTATAACACCATGGTTGGCAACAATGAAGGCAGCATG gTGCTGGGGCTCAAGCTCCCAAATCTCTTTGGACGTGCAGAAAAGGTGACCTTCCAGTTCTCCTATGGAACAAAGGAAACTTCATATGGCCTGTCCTTCTTCAAACCACAGCCTGGAAACTTTGAAAGAAA TTTTTCAGTTAATGTGTACAAAGTAACTGGACAGTTCCCTTGGAGCTCTCTTCGAGAAACAGACAGAGGAGTATCAACAGAATTTAAT TTTCCCATCTGGAAGACCACCCACACACTGAAGTGGGAGGGTGTATGGAGAGAGCTTGGCTGCCTTGCTAGAACAGCATCCTTTTCTGTTCGAGAGGAAAGTGGACACTCTCTGAAATCTTCTCTCTCT CATGCCATGGTAATTGATTCTCGGAACTCCTCAATCTTGCCAAAACGAGGTGCTTTGCTGAAAATTAATCAG GAGTTGGCTGGCTATACAGGTGGAGATGTGAGCTTTCTGAAAGAGGATTTTGAATTTCAGTTCAATAAGCAACTTCTCTGGGATTCG GTTGTTTCAGCATCACTCTGGGGCGGAATGCTGGTACCTATTGGAGACAAGCCATCCAGTATAGCTGACAG GTTTTACCTTGGTGGACCAACAAGTGTGCGTGGATTCAGTATGTACAGCATTGGACCCCAGAGTGAAG GTGATTATTTGGGAGGAGAAGCCTACTGGGCTGGAGGGGTGCATCTCTACACCCCTCTCCCTTTCCGGCCTGGCCGCGGAGGCTTTGGGGATCTTTTCCGAACACATTTCTTCCTTAATGCTGGAAATCTCTGCAATCTCAACTATG GTGACGGTCCCAGGGCGCacctgcagaggctggcagagTACATCCGCTGGTCCTACGGCGCCGGAATCGTGCTGCGCCTGGGAAACATCGCCAGGCTGGAGCTCAACTACTGCTTCCCCATGGGAGTACAGGCTGGAGACAG gaTATGTGATGGTGTTCAGTTTGGAGCAGGAATAAGATTTCtataa